One Neovison vison isolate M4711 chromosome 2, ASM_NN_V1, whole genome shotgun sequence genomic window carries:
- the LOC122898759 gene encoding protein mago nashi homolog, translating into MESDFYLRYYVGHKGKFGHEFLEFEFRPDGKLRYANNSNYKNDVMIRKEAYVHKSVMEELKRIIDDSEITKEDDALWPPPDRVGRQELEIVIGDEHISFTTSKIGSLIDVNQSKDPEGLRVFYYLVQDLKCLVFSLIVLHFKIKPI; encoded by the coding sequence ATGGAGAGTGACTTTTATCTGCGTTACTACGTGGGTCACAAGGGCAAATTCGGCCACGAGTTCCTGGAGTTTGAGTTCCGACCCGACGGGAAATTGAGATATGCCAACAACAGCAATTACAAAAATGATGTCATGATCAGAAAAGAGGCTTATGTACATAAAAGTGTAATGGAGGAACTGAAGAGAATAATTGATGATAGTGAAATTACCAAAGAGGATGATGCCTTGTGGCCTCCCCCTGACCGAGTGGGCCGGCAGGAGCTTGAAATTGTCATTGGAGATGAACACATATCTTTCACAACATCAAAAATTGGTTCTCTTATTGATGTCAATCAATCCAAGGATCCAGAAGGCTTACGAGTATTTTATTATCTTGTCCAGGACCTGAAGTGTTTGGTCTTCAGTCTTATTGTATTACACTTCAAGATTAAGCCAATCTAG